One segment of Desulfosudis oleivorans Hxd3 DNA contains the following:
- the ahcY gene encoding adenosylhomocysteinase, which produces MNMAKGDHYEVKDMSLAAQGKNNLELAELNMGALMEVKKRFKKEKPLKGVRIGMALHVTKETGILVRTLLAGGADVYITGCNPLSTQDDVAAALAKEGVKVWGYKGENNEDYYRYIKYVIEAKPHITIDDGCDLVSEIHKNHPQLIKNIICGCEETTTGIIRLQAMAKAKALKYPMIAVNDNKTKHLVDNFYGTGQSSIDGILRATNLLYAGKTFVVCGYGSCGKGLADRARGLGANVVVTEVDNFCALQAHYDGFRVMKLADAVKIGDIFCTVTGNKHVIRVEHMKKMKNGAILSNSGHFDIELELSRLNKVADSKRRVRPFMDEYVLAGKKIFVLGEGRLVNLSAAEGHPSEVMSTSFCGQALACEYGVKNKGKMPVGVVQLPGEIDDTIAGLQLTAMGIKIDEMTAEQKRYMDTWEEGT; this is translated from the coding sequence ATGAACATGGCAAAAGGAGATCATTACGAGGTAAAGGATATGTCGCTGGCGGCCCAGGGCAAAAACAACCTGGAACTGGCCGAGCTGAACATGGGCGCGCTGATGGAGGTAAAAAAGCGGTTCAAGAAGGAAAAACCGCTCAAGGGCGTGCGCATTGGTATGGCCCTGCACGTGACCAAGGAGACCGGCATCCTGGTGCGGACCCTGCTGGCCGGTGGCGCCGATGTCTATATCACCGGGTGCAACCCGCTCTCCACCCAGGATGACGTGGCCGCGGCCCTGGCCAAAGAGGGGGTCAAGGTTTGGGGTTATAAAGGGGAGAACAACGAGGATTATTACCGGTACATCAAGTATGTCATCGAGGCAAAGCCCCACATCACCATTGATGACGGCTGCGACCTTGTCTCCGAGATTCACAAGAATCATCCGCAACTGATCAAGAACATCATCTGTGGCTGCGAAGAGACCACCACCGGCATCATCCGGCTTCAGGCCATGGCCAAGGCCAAGGCTCTTAAGTACCCCATGATCGCGGTCAACGACAACAAGACCAAGCACCTGGTGGACAACTTTTACGGCACGGGCCAGTCCTCCATCGACGGCATCCTGCGGGCCACCAACCTGCTTTACGCGGGCAAGACCTTTGTGGTGTGCGGCTATGGCAGCTGCGGCAAGGGCTTGGCCGACCGGGCACGGGGCCTTGGCGCCAACGTGGTGGTGACCGAGGTGGACAACTTCTGCGCCCTGCAGGCCCACTATGACGGGTTTCGGGTCATGAAGCTGGCCGACGCGGTCAAGATCGGCGACATCTTCTGCACCGTCACCGGCAACAAGCATGTCATCCGCGTGGAACACATGAAAAAAATGAAAAACGGCGCCATCCTGTCAAATTCGGGGCACTTTGATATTGAGCTGGAGCTCTCCCGCCTTAACAAGGTGGCCGATTCCAAGCGCCGGGTGCGGCCCTTCATGGATGAGTATGTTCTGGCCGGCAAAAAAATATTTGTCCTGGGCGAAGGCCGGCTGGTCAACCTGTCCGCGGCTGAAGGCCATCCCAGCGAGGTGATGTCCACCTCATTCTGCGGCCAGGCCCTGGCCTGTGAATACGGCGTGAAGAACAAGGGCAAGATGCCGGTGGGCGTGGTTCAACTGCCCGGCGAGATCGACGACACGATTGCCGGGCTCCAGCTTACGGCCATGGGCATCAAGATCGACGAGATGACCGCCGAACAGAAACGCTACATGGACACCTGGGAAGAGGGCACCTGA
- a CDS encoding metalloregulator ArsR/SmtB family transcription factor, producing the protein MHIIKYLKAISDETRLRLLFLLLHYELNVNEVVAVVEMIQSRVSRHLKILTESGLLQFRRDGGFVYYSALTDEANGPVVRLVADALADDPVCEADLGRAEALIRERKSRTKRFFESVADTWEVRKHDVLGDLDLNRILADRVGNCPVAADLGCGTGALLAALNGQVPTVIGVDSSPGMLEQARLKTAAMAGVNLRLGELEYLPMRDREAHCAVMNMVLHHISEPVKVLAEAYRILHPGGTFFIADFDKHNKVAVREKIGGSWFGFSQNEMDAWLAGAGFVPAGLERFAVNYGLTVNLFVSKKQQ; encoded by the coding sequence TGCTGCTTCACTACGAGCTGAATGTAAACGAGGTGGTGGCCGTGGTGGAGATGATCCAGTCCCGTGTGTCGCGCCACTTGAAGATTCTGACCGAATCGGGCCTGTTGCAGTTCCGGCGGGACGGCGGGTTTGTCTACTATTCGGCCCTTACCGACGAGGCCAACGGCCCGGTGGTCCGGCTGGTTGCCGACGCCCTGGCCGATGATCCGGTGTGCGAGGCCGACCTGGGCCGGGCCGAAGCCCTGATTCGGGAAAGAAAAAGCCGGACCAAACGGTTTTTTGAATCCGTGGCCGATACATGGGAGGTGCGCAAGCACGATGTGCTGGGCGACCTTGACCTGAACCGGATACTTGCCGACAGGGTGGGAAACTGCCCGGTGGCGGCGGACCTTGGCTGCGGCACCGGCGCTTTGCTGGCGGCCCTGAACGGGCAGGTTCCCACCGTGATCGGCGTGGACAGCTCACCGGGCATGCTGGAGCAGGCCCGGCTGAAAACAGCGGCCATGGCCGGTGTCAACCTGCGGCTGGGCGAGCTGGAGTATCTGCCCATGCGGGACCGGGAGGCCCACTGCGCGGTGATGAACATGGTGCTGCACCACATTTCCGAGCCGGTCAAAGTGCTGGCCGAGGCCTATCGCATCCTGCACCCCGGGGGAACCTTTTTTATCGCGGATTTTGACAAGCACAACAAGGTTGCGGTGCGGGAAAAAATCGGCGGATCCTGGTTCGGGTTTTCACAAAACGAGATGGACGCATGGCTGGCCGGCGCGGGGTTTGTTCCTGCCGGCCTGGAGCGGTTTGCCGTCAATTATGGTTTGACGGTTAACCTGTTTGTATCAAAAAAACAGCAGTGA
- the lnt gene encoding apolipoprotein N-acyltransferase, with amino-acid sequence MVLASLSGILFTVAFSVKPLWWVSFAALFPLLLSLDRARTWRAAAVRMSLFSIVFSFGMGYWVFHALVGHYQLPAGTAVSFFILALVLPVWLMHLTIALFYRFLNNRTPVFYALVVPCLWVLGDYVKGMIPLLVPWGDIGYALVDWGAYFQMADLGGVYLVSFLVVMFNSLLVCLMECRPQTNDLFRRRPMKGRAGTAVLILLVLILLVPLCYGSVRRYRMPVLSLAGEKTPAVIAQGNFSHKDRWGGLGFYQRLKTYIELSGDPSDMGKAGVIVWPETVLNHPEALTGPFFADLARILGKENLLIAGGLKRDSQSQGVYNSVYVIEDGQLKRYDKHILLPYSERGPAVGPLFRFYNAPDRFIPGTTPACLSTSHGRVGLSVCFEILYPGYVRLSVKQGAEFLVNVSNDAWFGDSAMPRAHLRAARARAVETGRWLLRASNSGISAVIAPNGSLTAGSDLFRTQRISGSFTRLTTTTVYTRWGEWLFFFCLAVPAISLLRAGVRR; translated from the coding sequence ATGGTTCTTGCCTCCCTGTCCGGCATCCTCTTTACGGTTGCCTTTTCCGTAAAACCGCTCTGGTGGGTTTCTTTTGCGGCGCTCTTTCCCCTGCTGTTGTCCCTTGACCGGGCAAGAACGTGGAGAGCTGCTGCTGTCCGGATGTCCCTGTTCTCGATTGTGTTTTCTTTTGGCATGGGCTACTGGGTGTTCCATGCCCTGGTCGGTCATTACCAGTTGCCCGCGGGCACGGCGGTATCTTTTTTCATTCTGGCGCTGGTCCTTCCGGTCTGGCTGATGCACCTGACAATTGCCCTTTTTTACCGGTTCTTAAACAACCGGACCCCTGTTTTTTATGCCCTGGTGGTGCCATGCCTGTGGGTGCTCGGCGATTATGTTAAAGGCATGATACCCCTGCTGGTCCCCTGGGGCGACATCGGATATGCCCTGGTGGACTGGGGCGCCTATTTTCAGATGGCCGACCTGGGAGGGGTCTACCTGGTCTCATTTTTAGTGGTGATGTTCAACTCCCTGCTGGTCTGCCTGATGGAATGCCGCCCGCAAACGAATGATCTCTTTCGCCGGCGGCCGATGAAGGGCCGGGCCGGAACCGCGGTGCTGATCCTCCTGGTGCTGATCCTCCTGGTGCCCTTGTGCTACGGGTCCGTTCGGCGTTACCGGATGCCTGTCCTGTCTTTGGCCGGGGAGAAGACGCCTGCCGTCATTGCTCAAGGTAATTTTTCACACAAAGACCGATGGGGGGGGCTGGGGTTTTACCAGCGACTGAAAACCTATATCGAACTCAGCGGCGATCCGTCGGATATGGGAAAGGCCGGGGTCATTGTCTGGCCGGAAACCGTGCTCAATCATCCCGAGGCCCTGACCGGACCGTTTTTTGCGGACCTGGCCCGGATACTGGGAAAAGAGAACCTGCTGATCGCCGGCGGGCTGAAGCGTGACAGCCAGAGCCAGGGCGTCTACAATTCCGTTTATGTGATCGAAGACGGTCAGCTGAAACGGTACGACAAGCACATCCTTCTGCCCTACTCGGAAAGAGGACCGGCTGTCGGCCCTTTATTCCGTTTTTACAACGCCCCGGACCGTTTTATTCCCGGCACGACCCCGGCCTGTCTGAGCACCTCCCATGGCAGGGTGGGGCTGTCCGTCTGCTTTGAGATCCTCTATCCGGGTTATGTCCGGCTGTCCGTAAAACAGGGCGCCGAATTTCTGGTCAATGTCTCCAATGACGCCTGGTTCGGGGATTCGGCCATGCCCCGGGCCCATCTGCGGGCGGCCCGGGCCCGGGCCGTGGAGACCGGCCGCTGGCTGCTGCGGGCGTCAAACAGCGGCATTTCCGCCGTGATCGCGCCGAATGGAAGCCTCACTGCCGGCAGTGACCTGTTTCGCACCCAGCGGATTTCAGGATCGTTTACGCGTCTGACGACAACAACGGTTTACACACGATGGGGGGAGTGGCTCTTCTTCTTTTGTCTGGCGGTTCCGGCAATCAGCTTATTACGGGCGGGTGTCCGGCGTTGA
- a CDS encoding lipase family alpha/beta hydrolase translates to MKKLVALLIVGLFVSISLTGLGLAGGTAPYKCDTRYPVVLAHGMGASTKILGIVDYWYGIEDALKAEGASVYFTSVNAMGSTVDKAADFKQQFMEILAVTGAPKANIIGHSHGTLYTRYAISNLGLAPYVASYTSLAGPHRGSAVASLIMYDLPDWLLAAGGDVLNFVYTFIFGDTNPDSLQNALDLCPDYMVNTFNPNTPNIPGIYYQSWAAKAKTSCPSVILEPTWLIMLIEEGANDGLVSVESAKWGNFRGVEDAAWYSAGCDHLNIVGQLFGVTPGFDAPQFFVDIVEDLKGRGY, encoded by the coding sequence ATGAAAAAACTGGTAGCCCTTTTAATTGTTGGACTCTTTGTAAGCATCAGCCTGACAGGTCTTGGCCTGGCCGGAGGCACAGCTCCCTACAAATGCGACACCCGCTATCCTGTCGTTCTCGCCCATGGCATGGGCGCTTCGACCAAAATCCTCGGTATCGTGGATTACTGGTACGGCATTGAGGACGCTTTGAAGGCTGAAGGAGCCAGTGTTTATTTTACTTCGGTCAACGCCATGGGCAGCACCGTCGACAAGGCGGCCGACTTCAAGCAACAGTTCATGGAAATTCTGGCTGTCACGGGCGCACCCAAAGCCAATATCATCGGCCATTCCCATGGCACCCTCTATACCCGCTACGCCATCTCCAACCTCGGCCTGGCGCCCTATGTGGCGAGCTACACCAGCCTGGCCGGTCCTCATCGGGGCAGCGCCGTCGCCTCTTTAATCATGTATGACCTTCCGGACTGGCTGCTGGCCGCCGGTGGCGATGTGCTCAATTTTGTGTACACTTTTATTTTTGGCGACACCAATCCCGATTCCCTTCAGAACGCGCTTGATCTCTGCCCGGACTACATGGTCAACACCTTTAATCCAAATACGCCCAACATACCCGGCATCTACTACCAGAGCTGGGCCGCCAAGGCCAAAACCTCCTGCCCGAGCGTCATTCTGGAGCCGACCTGGCTGATCATGCTGATCGAGGAAGGCGCCAATGACGGGCTGGTCAGTGTGGAAAGCGCCAAGTGGGGCAACTTCCGCGGGGTGGAAGACGCCGCCTGGTACAGCGCCGGATGCGATCATCTCAACATCGTCGGCCAGTTGTTCGGCGTAACCCCGGGATTTGACGCGCCGCAGTTTTTCGTGGATATTGTAGAAGACCTTAAGGGGCGCGGCTATTAA
- a CDS encoding lipase secretion chaperone codes for MGVKGRMIFTIAGLLLLGLLVALYTRQPAPEEAAYIFDRDTGPAIEQVAQSKEQMATIRAHQKPVQDDETGPAESDALIKDLFSQIIIGSGTTLHYFTWLGHEFRRATSREDHLAQVKDRIFSQFPAEEAGRLYATYQRYLDCEMAVADLAARFGPITTTESGLELLREVQEFRRDFLGTELADRLFGEQVKEKEYSLRRAAIVSDPDLYAEEKQAAMDRLTQEMWGEAAGTEISLQPPTAYARYQDALAIYQKDLDEIAEEDDRRAAIEDIRNRYLPPDAVERINAMEQQQAEEQQAEEAYFAAEKGIAEDTTLSEDQKAEQIESLRQEMLGDQAGAMKRRQAIENAREAMLNQIGSTPDTRP; via the coding sequence ATGGGCGTTAAAGGCAGAATGATATTTACCATTGCAGGCCTGCTGCTGCTGGGCCTGCTGGTTGCGCTGTATACCAGGCAGCCTGCGCCGGAAGAGGCGGCCTATATTTTTGACCGTGACACCGGCCCGGCCATTGAGCAGGTTGCGCAATCAAAAGAACAGATGGCGACTATAAGGGCCCACCAGAAGCCTGTTCAGGACGATGAAACAGGCCCGGCGGAATCAGACGCCCTCATCAAAGACCTTTTTTCCCAGATCATCATCGGTTCGGGAACCACCCTGCACTATTTTACCTGGCTGGGTCATGAGTTTCGCCGGGCAACTTCCCGCGAAGACCATCTGGCCCAGGTCAAAGATCGTATTTTTTCCCAGTTTCCTGCCGAGGAGGCCGGCCGGCTTTACGCAACGTATCAGCGGTATCTGGATTGCGAAATGGCGGTCGCCGATCTTGCGGCGCGCTTCGGGCCGATCACCACAACCGAAAGCGGCCTGGAGCTGTTACGGGAGGTCCAGGAATTTCGCCGGGATTTTCTGGGCACCGAACTGGCGGACAGGCTTTTCGGAGAGCAGGTAAAGGAAAAGGAATACAGTTTGCGGCGGGCCGCCATTGTCTCTGACCCGGACCTTTATGCCGAAGAAAAACAGGCGGCGATGGACCGGCTGACACAGGAGATGTGGGGCGAAGCCGCGGGCACTGAGATATCCCTTCAGCCGCCAACCGCCTATGCCAGGTACCAGGATGCCCTGGCCATTTATCAGAAAGACCTGGATGAAATCGCCGAAGAAGACGATCGCCGGGCCGCCATTGAGGATATTCGCAACCGGTACCTGCCGCCGGACGCGGTCGAACGCATAAACGCCATGGAGCAGCAGCAGGCCGAAGAGCAGCAGGCCGAAGAGGCGTATTTTGCTGCGGAAAAAGGGATTGCCGAAGACACGACGCTGTCTGAAGACCAGAAGGCCGAACAGATCGAGTCTCTTCGCCAGGAGATGCTCGGTGACCAGGCCGGGGCCATGAAACGGCGGCAGGCCATTGAAAATGCCAGAGAGGCCATGCTCAACCAGATCGGGTCAACGCCGGACACCCGCCCGTAA